Within the Halarcobacter mediterraneus genome, the region AGCAGTTTTTGCTTTAACTTCTTCATAATTTGTAAATGCTTTAAGAGCATCTGTATCAATAGGACCACCTGATACTGCATTTACTCTAATATTCATTTCTCCAAGTTCCGTTGCAGCATATCTAACCATAGCCTCTACAGCTGCTTTATTTGTTCCATGACCTGCATAATTTTCAATATATACTAAGTTCCCTGTTGAAGATAAAGAAACAATAGCTCCTCCTCCAACTTTTTCCATTCTTTTAGCTGCTTGTTGCGAACCACATACAAAGGCATTTACTGTTGCTGTATAGATATTATTTAATCCTCTTGGTTTTAGTTTCATAAACTTACCATAACCACCAACTACTGCTCTACCATAAATCATAGCATTTGAAATAAAGAAATCAACTCTATCAAAATCTTTGTCAATTTCTAAAAATAGTTCTTTATATTTTTCTGGTTCAAGTATATTAAAAGGATATGCCTTGCATTTTACTGCATACTTTTCTTCAATATCCTTACAAATATTTTCAGCAATTTCAGCATTTGAGTTATAAGTAAATGCTACATTAACACCATTACTTGCAAATTTATAAACACACTCTTTTCCAATACCTTTTGTACCACCAGAAATTACTAAAGTTTTCCCCTTCATTTCATTACTCATTATTTAATTACCTCATATTTTTCTAACGTTTTTTCTAATTTTTTCAAGTTTTCTGCACTTGGAGCAGTTAAAGGAAGTCTATATTCTAATGTATCTAATAATCCTGCAATATACATAACTGCTTTAATTGGAATAGGATTACTTTCACAGAAAAGTACAGAATTTAAAGAGTACAATTCTTCATTTATTTTTTTTGCATTTGCAAAATCACCTTCTAAACAAGAATGAACAAGTTTTGATTTTAAATTAGGTAAAATATTTGCCGTAACTGAAATATTTCCTTTCCCTCCACTTGCTAGAATAGGGAAGTCAATGGCATCTTCTCCTGAAATAATAACTAATTCTTCTCTTTTTGATTGTAGTTCTACAATTTTTTCAATAGAACCACTTGCTTCTTTTACTGCATAAATATTTGCAACATCATCATAAAGTCTAATAATTGTATCTGTTTCAATTGCAACTGCTGTTCTTCCTGGAACATTATAAAGCATAAAAGGTATTTCAACTGATTGAGCAATTGCTTTATAATGTTGATATAAACCTTCTTGTGTAGGTTTATTATAATATGGTGTTACTGATAAAATCCCATTAGCTCCTACTGACTGAGCATGTTTTGCAATATCACAAGCTTCATGTGTAGCGTTTGAACCTGCACCTGCAATTACTTTTGCATTTGTACCTTTACATGTTGCAACAGCAACTTCTATACAATCTTTGTGTTCTTTATGAGATAAAGTTGCACTCTCTCCAGTTGTTCCCACAGGTACAACTACGTCTATACCTTGTTCTATTTGTCTTTTTATAAGTGCTTCATATTTTTCTAAATCAACTTTTCCATTTTTAAATGGTGTAATTAATGCTGTCATTGCACCTGTCATAATATCCATATAGTTTTCCCTTCTTTAATTTTTTTCTTTTTTTAATATTACTGTTGTAGAATTTTTTTTATTTAAATATTTCTTTGCAACTTTTCCAATATCTTCTTTTTTTAGTTTTTCGATATTTTTTTCATATTCAAAAAGAGGTTTAATATTTCCTCTTACAAAATAATTTCCATATAAAGATGCTACAGAACTTGAATTTTCAAGTGAAAAAATAAAATCAGCTTTTGTATTGATTTTTATTTTTTCAACTTCTTTTTTTGTAATCTTACCATTTTTTATATTTTTTATGATTTTATCAAATTCACTTTTCACATCTTTTGCTTTAATTCCCTCATTACAAACTGCAACAAATAAGAAAAGCCCTGGATCTGTAAGTTCTAAATTATATGCATAAACAGAGTTAACCATTCTTTTTTCATCTACTAATATTTTTTGTAGATATGAACTTTTTCCTGAGCTTAATAATTCACTTAATGCACTTAATGCCACTTGATCTTTATGTTCATAATTTGGAATATGGTATGCAACAGCTAACATCTCAACTTCACTATCTTTATAAATAGTAATATTCTTTTCACCATCTTGTTCTGGTTCAATTGTATGTATTGTTTGAGGTATCTCTTTTTTATTTGCTATTTTTGCAAAATATTTTTCACTTGCTTTAAAAACTTCTTCTTTTGATATATCTCCAGCAACTACAATAACTGCATTTTTTGGTTGATAATATGTAGAGTGAAAATCTCTTATATCCTCTATTGTCCAGTTTTTGATGTCTTGTGTAAATCCAATTGGAGTCCAGTGGTATGGATGATAAATATAAGCATTATTAAATAATCTATATTGTAAATATCCCATTGGGTTATTATCTGTTCTCCATCTTCTTTCTTCTGCAACTACATCTCTTTCTGGTTGGAATTCTTCATCTTTTAAAGTTAAGTTTTCCATTAATTCTGCAAAAAGTTCTAAAGACTTTTCCATATTTTTAGAACTTGACTTAATAAAATATTTTGTGTAGTCAAAAGATGTTGAAGCATTATTAACTCCTCCAAATCCTTTAACTATTTCATCAAATTCTCCTGCTTTTAAACTTTTTGTAGATTTAAAGTTTAAATGTTCTAGCATATGGGCAATACCACTTTTACCCATAATTTCATTTCTACTTCCTACATTATAAAAAATATTTGTCGAGACAACATTAGAACCATTATCCATAGGAATAGCTACTATTTGTAAACCATTTTCTAATGTTTTTGTATGATATTTTAATAAACTATTAGCCATTAAATCTCCCATAAAAATTGTAAATAGTGAAAAA harbors:
- the dapA gene encoding 4-hydroxy-tetrahydrodipicolinate synthase — its product is MDIMTGAMTALITPFKNGKVDLEKYEALIKRQIEQGIDVVVPVGTTGESATLSHKEHKDCIEVAVATCKGTNAKVIAGAGSNATHEACDIAKHAQSVGANGILSVTPYYNKPTQEGLYQHYKAIAQSVEIPFMLYNVPGRTAVAIETDTIIRLYDDVANIYAVKEASGSIEKIVELQSKREELVIISGEDAIDFPILASGGKGNISVTANILPNLKSKLVHSCLEGDFANAKKINEELYSLNSVLFCESNPIPIKAVMYIAGLLDTLEYRLPLTAPSAENLKKLEKTLEKYEVIK
- a CDS encoding M16 family metallopeptidase, giving the protein MANSLLKYHTKTLENGLQIVAIPMDNGSNVVSTNIFYNVGSRNEIMGKSGIAHMLEHLNFKSTKSLKAGEFDEIVKGFGGVNNASTSFDYTKYFIKSSSKNMEKSLELFAELMENLTLKDEEFQPERDVVAEERRWRTDNNPMGYLQYRLFNNAYIYHPYHWTPIGFTQDIKNWTIEDIRDFHSTYYQPKNAVIVVAGDISKEEVFKASEKYFAKIANKKEIPQTIHTIEPEQDGEKNITIYKDSEVEMLAVAYHIPNYEHKDQVALSALSELLSSGKSSYLQKILVDEKRMVNSVYAYNLELTDPGLFLFVAVCNEGIKAKDVKSEFDKIIKNIKNGKITKKEVEKIKINTKADFIFSLENSSSVASLYGNYFVRGNIKPLFEYEKNIEKLKKEDIGKVAKKYLNKKNSTTVILKKEKN
- a CDS encoding enoyl-ACP reductase — encoded protein: MSNEMKGKTLVISGGTKGIGKECVYKFASNGVNVAFTYNSNAEIAENICKDIEEKYAVKCKAYPFNILEPEKYKELFLEIDKDFDRVDFFISNAMIYGRAVVGGYGKFMKLKPRGLNNIYTATVNAFVCGSQQAAKRMEKVGGGAIVSLSSTGNLVYIENYAGHGTNKAAVEAMVRYAATELGEMNIRVNAVSGGPIDTDALKAFTNYEEVKAKTAEYSPLNRIGQPEDLAQSCYFLCTKEASWVTGHTLIVDGGTTFK